CTACAATCTATTTCGATAAAGTTGATTATTAAAAGCTATTTTCCGTGCAAACAAATTCACTTGCTATATATAGATTCATCATATAATACAATACTTATTTCCCAATAAGCTAATATTGGTTTAAGCTGagattgattttttaatttttatttattgttttgtacTTTGCTTGGGAGGAGATCGCCACTACTGCCCCACCCTTGCTCTGGAGGCTATCATATTATCTAGGTTTGAATTCTCATTTTCTACTATATTTCGATACGTTTTCTAAGTCATTTTGACGATATAAAATACATGTTTGTTCCACTAGATTGTTTCaaagtatatttcaatataattagtGTCTTTTTACAGGTAAAACTTGGGTATGTTTTCAGACCAATAAAcaataacaaagtttttttaaatcaatatattttcagttttatatatatatatatatacatgacTAGGCcaaacaaaatatacaaataaatcacTTATTACATAGAAGTCAgtcatattttacataattttcataaaacaacaGTTTTAATACTGAGGTAGatgaacataaaattaaatcttttctggtattatacaaaatcagaacCTAGAAGATGTCCAATGAACACTGAAGTCCTTATGTCCAGACTCATAGAGAAATCATTTGTATGTTTGTGTTCAAGATACATATAGTCCAGGATACATAGGTTTTCACCTTCGATTTCCATGAACCTGCTTCGATTTTAGGGGTGTGTTCTACCCCAACTAGGGAGTGAAAATTGTTATGTTGAAAATAACCGCGGAAATTGAccaacttttcaaaaaaaaatgttctaagcattttttttgcaaaaatcaatagatttttAGTTATTCACGATTGAAAACTTGGgattttcagtaaaaaaaatatttttcatgaataactcgaatacttttgattttaccTGAAAAAGTGTGagtaaaaaaatgaagcttataaaaaacaaagaaatttttttaaatttggtttaGGCATAATATGAACTGAGTTATCATTTATTGAaggttgaaattttttgaaagaaaattttttaaaaattcaacgtcgAGTAACGGAAAGACGGTAAACTTTTCAACGTAATtgcatataatatttttcaaagtacttttaaaaatcttcaaaatgaGAGTTAGTATAACTCTTTAGTATAAAAGTTATGAccgaaataaaatcaatttatattctttttgtAGAAGAAAACCTCAATTTCAACCTTAGTACCTaaatggtaataaaaatataatgtgaTGATTTACTTTATTTACGTACTAATAATGATTTCTGGAAGTTTGAACGATTTAGAATGCttgatttcaaacaaaattatgttgaaagtcgaaaaattattttcgaaattgttaaaaatttcatcgttttttcaaaatttctgaaaaactaTTAGATATACATAAAATCGATACAGaacaaaaagttaaaattttttgtaacaaatattttgctttattaaattttttctaactgACAGACAACGTCTGGCTGATACAATTTTCGAACCTTTTAAACGTtgccttttaaaaatatgagtgctaaagaaatttgaaacgtTTATAAACTTATGGGTTATAAAATTCCCCATAAATCTACGTTTTGATCAATTATTTTGCTTGAAAATTATCGGAGATATGTCCAAAAAACGAAATACACCTTACTTAAATTTTGGAGCAGGTAGATTTTGgaagtatataaatattgtaaattttttcatttttttgttataaggGATGATTTATAGGGGTTAAAAATTCTAATTACATAAAATTCAAGTTAggagataaaaaaatgtcaaattgaaataaattaaaaaattgtataagtacgtcagtaaatattttttttcaattttttacgaaataGGGGATAATTTATAGgggttgaaaattataaatacaaaatattcaagtcaaaacagatgaaaagatttttatgtgaaataaataaatcatcacAAAGAGAACAAATAcgtctataaatattttttttttcattttttttcgaaataaggAATGATTTATGATAGTTGAACATTTGGGttgcaaaatatttgagttaaaCACAAACAAAAGAGTCAATTTAATATAAGTAAGGTACCATAAAgtaattaaatgatattttttaaaattttatattaaccgGGGGTGCTTTATAATGGATATACATGGAAATAAATCAAGTAGGGttcaaaaatcataaataatatattaaagcattaaataacttttattcaaACCTATTTTTCTACTCATTAAATGCTTATACTtatgattttattgattttttgcaataagAGGTAGTTTTCACCCATAAGAGTAATAAGCACGTATCGACAAAGGGGAGATTTTGAAGATAAGGATAAGTCAagcttaattccaaattttcatgcaaatcgATGCAGATTCATGACTCATTTTAACCTTGGTAGCCTGGACTAGTACaggttttgaaataaatcagaaaatgCATTTGGGTCTAAGCAATGCCAAACTATTGTTACACTCTCCAATGTtattaaagtataaaaattcttcttaaaataataataaataaatccatGTAGCAACCAATTTAACTTCTCGAATACAGAGCTGCGCATAATCTTAACTGGAAATCTTTGTATAGTAATTTACCACCTAAAGGAACTCTGCTGAGGAACATACTGGGTGACATCAGGCAAAGAGCTTTTCCGTTCATTAGGAATCTTGAAGGTGGTATTTCTGGAAGATTGTGTACTGACATCACGTGTCTTAACCATTCCGCAACGTTTTCTCGTGTCCATTGTCTGGGATCTAGAAccaaaacaatatataattagttttataaaatatttatgtttttatttatttataataaaagtgtagagcaggttatgtctttcaaatatttaggaGTTAACATCAAGatcaataggaacttgaaacaagaagtcaaaacgcaaacaacagcagcatctaggatatcaggattccttcgaaccgtgatatggaggaataaatttttaagtatcgaaagcaaaacacggatatataaaacttgtgtcagaccagtaatgacatacgccatagaaacgagggcggagactgcaactactaagcggattcttagaacggccgagatgaagacattacgttcaatcacagggaaaacactaagagacagaataaagagcaatgaaattagaagaatgtgtgacgttccggatatagtgagatgagccagaactagaagaagagcatggagagattatgtcaatagaatggacgacgatcgactggcgaaaatcgcaaaggaagagagacccaatacaagtagaccgcctggaagaccaccaaagcgctggtatgagagctggtcctcggagtcacaacttagggtgcctctttgaaaacacaagacatagtcttaaaataagaagaagaatatttatgTCTTTAGATATTATTTCAGATACAATATGGacataatttctaaatttataaaaagtatagCATACATCTTCGAGGatgtatttcttaaaaaattgtaagaaatcCACAGTCTAATCCATGTAATGTTTGAATTTACTGTCATTTTACTGAAAGGATTGCAGTGTTTAAGTTAATAGGCATTTGTCAATTAAATCCTGTCAAAATTAGAGCAAGTTGTTATTTCGGTTGTGTTTGTTAGCCAATAATAGTAAACTCGATATGGAAGATGGAACGGGTTAAATGTCTTTTGTCTGATAATTTAGATGTATTTtttgggtggaaatccaacacagttgcggagggtaaATTTTAACGGGAATAACTAGTGAGACTTCAAGCAACATCGTCTCGATCCTACCAACAAtacaataagtactaatacaactataaacgatgttatttctttgaactcgttaaatgctgtcaattcaagtaccaatagtaatataacttcttcacttcaaattaataatgctcacagttgtacttttaatattacaattataaaataaaaattgataaaagttttgtcgaatttttttatgtctacGGACGCAAACAAATTTTTGTgtgaaactcgtgagtaaagtaacttcttttcactcgtaggaattgcaATCCCACtcgcgaaaaaaaatattactttactcacttgttgcataaatacctattttttactataaataaatatgaccatatttctttggaaaattttttataatacttcTTCTCTTTTTCTTGATAACCAGGACTATCGCATAAAGATTTACAAATATAACACTCCAtttgttttgtaataaaaaacgtaaaaagtTAAACTGAATTGATACACGTTTTCACTGCAGTAAACTAATTTTAGGCGGGATTTATACTGGGAGCTATTCGCTCATAATTGCTGAATAAGTCTGAAGTAAGTTCTGTAACCATGAAGAGggaatttcaaacaaatacatatttgaatataaatatgaattttaattttaaacaacttttctattagggtttttatgcaaaaaaaacatacagtaagagttggaatgaaaaaaaactcttttttgacatttttaagcATTTTGCAGCAGAAAGTTTGTCGGAAAATATTAAAGAACATGTTTCATTCTcaattttaaagtaaaaaaaattaaaattgagcATATATTCATCGCAAAACAAAACCACTCGAAATCGTCATATTTAAACTGTCGACCTCAGAAACGCAGTAGGGAATTTGCCGGACACTATGAgaatttgattatatataaaattactaaaCAATTGGCACGAACTAAACTTTATTTGTATTGCAAAAATTACTCCCTTATATTTGTCATATTCGAGGCGTCGGACAAGCTCAAAGTAGCAGttattttgtcggacaattttttttagaatttcttgTCATAATAGCTACCGAATGCATTAAATTTAAGCACATATTTATTACTAAACAACTCGTGAATTCGACATGTTTCGAAATTAACATTGAGCATATATTCATCGCAAAACAAAACCACTCGAAATCGTCATATTTAAACTGTCGACCTCAAAAACGCAGAAGGGAATTTGTCGGACACTATGagaattttattgtatataaaattactAAACAATTGGCACGAActaaactttaattttattgcaaaaattacTCCCTTATATTCGTTATATTCGAGGCGTCGGACAAGCTCAAAGTAGCAGTTATTTTGTCggacattttttttgaattgcTTGTCATAATAGCTACCGAATGCATTAAATTTAAGCACATACTTATTACTAAACAACTCATGAATTCGACATGTTTCGAAAT
This genomic interval from Diorhabda sublineata isolate icDioSubl1.1 chromosome 7, icDioSubl1.1, whole genome shotgun sequence contains the following:
- the LOC130446367 gene encoding transcription factor ETV7; its protein translation is MTLQAAESPVRYGIPLEWERVSYYRNELSHTYDEDELPRDPRQWTRENVAEWLRHVMSVHNLPEIPPSRFLMNGKALCLMSPSMFLSRVPLGGKLLYKDFQLRLCAALYSRS